The sequence below is a genomic window from Mycobacterium sp. ITM-2016-00316.
CGGGACCAGGCCACGCAGCATCTCGTGACGGCGACCGAGTTCGGCGTACCAGGCCAAGGAGGTCGCGGTGTCCTGGATGCGGGCGCCCGCCGAGTCGTTGATGCCGATGATCGGGCAGCCGACCATGGCCACCCACTCCATCAGCTTGGCGACCTTGCGGCCGAACATCTCGCCGACCGAACCCTGGAACACGGTTTGGTCATGGCTGAACACGCCGACGGGGCGGCCGTCGATGGTGCCGTGACCGGTCACCACGCCGTCGCCGAAGAACGCGTTGGGGTCACCGGGAGTCTTTGCCAGCGCGCCGATCTCCAGGAAACTGCCGGGGTCCAGCAGCGCGCTGATCCGGGCGCGGGCGCTCGGAATACCCTTCTTGTCGCGCCGGGCCTTGGCCTTCTCGTCGCCGGGATCCTTTGCCAGCTCCAGCTTCTCGCGGAGTTCGGCAAGCTTCTCGGCGGTGGTGTGCAACGTGGGCTGCACCGGGGTTTCCGTCACTTCGAGTCCTTCTCAGCTTCGATGCGGTTGATGGCCTCGCTCATGTGAGCACCGACCTTCGCGATATAGGGCTCGTCGATGGCCTGGATGTGCTCACCGCCGATCGGCACCACCTCCAGCTCGGACACGTACTCACCCCAGCCGCCGTCGGGCTTGCGGGTGGCGTACGCCGGTTCGAAGACGATGGCGTCATCGTGGTAGCGGTCGGCCAGATAGAGCGTGACGTGCCCGTCGTAGGGCCGGATCTCGATGGTGTCGAGCGCCCGGTTGTCCAGGTAGGAGGTGCGCTGGTGCTCGATGATCCCGCCGGGGATCTGCACACCGCTCTGTGACACCAGGTCCAGTACGTACTTCACCTGACCCTCGTCATCGAGCTTCTCCAGTTCCTCATAGGGGATCTCGGGGATCTCGACGTTGAAGGTGCGCTGCGCGAACAGGGCGTAGCGGTCCCAGCGGGCACGCATGCCGGCCTGGGACTTGTCGATCGGCTCCCCGGGAAGGGCGAGGTCGATGAGGCCGACGAACCGCACATCGGCGCCGGCCTCCTTGAGCCCGATCGCACACGCGTAGGCCAGCGCACCGCCGAGGGACCAGCCGGCCAGCACGAACGGACCGTCATGCAGTTCCAGCAGTTTGGGCACGTACTCGGCGGCCCGTTCCTCGATGGAACCCTCGACCCGCTCGATGCCGTACACCGGAACCTCGGCGGGCAGCCGGTTGATCAGCGGCTCGTAGACGACGGTGGAACCGCCGGCCGGGTGGAACACGAACAGCGGCAGGGCGTTCGAACCCTCCGGCGCCGCGCGCAGGGTGCGCACGAATCCGTCGACCACGCCGTCTTCGAGCTGGTTGCGGACGTGGGTGGCCAGTTCTTCGATGGTCTTGGCCGAGGTCACATTCTCGACGGTGATGGTGCCCTCGGCGCGTTCTGACAGTCGGCCCGCCAGCTTCGTCGCGGCTGCCGCGTCGATCGTGGGCAGCTTATTGAAGATGCCGCCGGGTGACTTGCCGGTGACGATCGCCCAGGTGGCGAAGGTGACGCGCTCGGCCGCGTCACGCGGGGGACGTCGGCGCCCAGAGCTTCGGTGACGGCCTCCTGGGTCAGCACCTTGGCCGCGGCGGCAGCCGCGGTCGCGTTCGGCTTGGCGGGATCGGCCTGCGCCGGACCGCTGGGATCCGTTGGCGGCGGCGGGATCTCGATACCCACCTCGGCCAGCGAATCCACGGTGTCATTGGTCGGCTCCGCTGTGATCGGATGCCCGACCTCGGCCAGCTTGGCTTCGAGCTCGGCCACGGTGGTGGCCCCGCCCATGAGCTCGGCCTGCGCCGCGGCGATTTCCTCGGCGCTCTGACCCTTCTGCGCCTCGGCCAGATCGCCGACCTCGTCGCGGTGTTCGATGGCGTACTGGATCAGCTTCTCCACCGCGTACAGGTTGGCATCGCGCACGGCGGTCAGCTGGATCGGCGGCAGGTCGAAGTCGTACTCGACGCGGTTCTTGATGCGCACGGCCATCAGGGAATCCAGGCCGAGTTCGATCAGCGGCACCTCCCAGGGCAGATCCTCGGGCTCGTATCCCATGGCGCTGCCGACGATGGTGCCCAGCCGATCGGCCACCGTCTCACCGGTGTCCGGGGACCATTTGGCGAAGTTCGCACCGATGTTCGCGCCGGCGGTGAGGTTGTCGGCCTCGAACGCCGGGGCCGCGCTGTCCTCGACAATGGCCGGCGCGGAGGTGATCTCGGCGACGGTGCCCGCGCCGACGGCGGTCGGCAACGCGGCCTGCTGGCCGCCGCGGGTGACGATGGCGTCGTAGACGAGTGTGAACGATTCGTCGATGCGGGCATGTACCTGCACCGTCGCCCCGCCGGGGTGCCGGGTGAGCGTGGTGACCAGGCGGGCGTTGTCGGCCGG
It includes:
- a CDS encoding thioesterase domain-containing protein gives rise to the protein MTSAKTIEELATHVRNQLEDGVVDGFVRTLRAAPEGSNALPLFVFHPAGGSTVVYEPLINRLPAEVPVYGIERVEGSIEERAAEYVPKLLELHDGPFVLAGWSLGGALAYACAIGLKEAGADVRFVGLIDLALPGEPIDKSQAGMRARWDRYALFAQRTFNVEIPEIPYEELEKLDDEGQVKYVLDLVSQSGVQIPGGIIEHQRTSYLDNRALDTIEIRPYDGHVTLYLADRYHDDAIVFEPAYATRKPDGGWGEYVSELEVVPIGGEHIQAIDEPYIAKVGAHMSEAINRIEAEKDSK